A region from the uncultured Sunxiuqinia sp. genome encodes:
- the typA gene encoding translational GTPase TypA: MQKIRNIAIIAHVDHGKTTLVDKMIYHCNVMKDHEKKQELILDNNDLERERGITILAKNVAVDYHDIKINIIDTPGHSDFGGEVERVLNMADGVLLLADAFEGTMPQTRFVLSKALALGLKPIVVINKVDKPNCRPEEVHEQVFDLMFSLDATEEQLDFPTIYGSAKEGWMTDDLKNKTDNIGPLLDAIIEHIPEREPNPGTPQMLITSLDYSSYVGRIAIGRVHRGELKEGMQVALAKRDGSVKRTKIKELHTFTGLGRIKVDHVVNGDICALVGIEGFDIGDSICDLESPEPIDPIAIDEPTMSMVFTNNDSPFFGREGKFVTSRHLHDRLYKELEKNLALRVEKGESADVFTVYGRGVLHLSVLIETMRREGYELQVGQPQVLYKQIGGIKCEPIEEMHVDVSDEFSGKVVELVTARKGEMQNMERKGDRIHLEFLIPSRGIIGLRTNMLTATAGEAVMTHRFVEYQPLKGVIEGRKNGSLIAKEPGTTFAYALNKLQDRGRFFIPPGDEVYEGMVIGENTRADDLTINVTQSKKLTNMRASGSDDKTKLAPHIRFSLEEALEYIGPDEYLEVTPKSFRMRKILLREAERKRGVKIN, from the coding sequence ATGCAGAAGATTAGAAACATCGCGATTATTGCGCACGTTGACCACGGTAAGACAACCCTGGTTGATAAAATGATATATCATTGTAATGTGATGAAAGATCACGAGAAAAAGCAAGAGCTTATTCTTGACAACAATGACCTTGAAAGGGAAAGAGGAATCACTATCCTGGCCAAAAACGTTGCCGTTGATTATCATGATATCAAGATTAACATTATTGATACTCCTGGTCACTCCGACTTTGGTGGTGAAGTAGAACGAGTACTCAACATGGCTGATGGGGTACTATTGCTGGCCGATGCCTTCGAAGGTACCATGCCTCAAACCCGCTTTGTACTATCAAAAGCACTGGCATTGGGACTAAAGCCTATTGTTGTTATCAACAAAGTAGATAAACCAAACTGTCGTCCTGAAGAAGTGCACGAGCAAGTGTTCGACCTCATGTTTAGTCTCGATGCCACCGAAGAACAGTTGGACTTCCCAACAATTTACGGTTCGGCAAAAGAAGGCTGGATGACCGATGATCTGAAAAACAAAACAGACAATATTGGCCCATTACTGGATGCCATTATCGAGCATATTCCGGAACGGGAACCAAACCCGGGTACTCCTCAAATGCTAATTACATCGTTGGATTATTCATCTTACGTAGGACGTATTGCCATTGGACGTGTTCATCGTGGCGAATTGAAAGAAGGCATGCAAGTGGCTTTGGCGAAGCGCGATGGTTCGGTAAAACGAACTAAAATTAAGGAATTACATACTTTCACCGGACTGGGACGAATTAAAGTTGATCACGTGGTCAATGGGGACATTTGTGCCTTGGTGGGTATCGAAGGATTTGATATTGGCGATTCAATTTGCGACCTGGAATCTCCGGAGCCAATTGACCCCATTGCTATTGATGAGCCAACCATGAGCATGGTGTTTACCAACAACGATTCTCCGTTCTTCGGACGTGAAGGTAAATTTGTAACCTCGCGCCACTTACACGATCGCTTGTACAAAGAACTGGAAAAAAATCTGGCACTGCGTGTTGAAAAAGGTGAATCAGCAGATGTATTTACCGTATACGGACGTGGTGTGTTGCACTTATCGGTACTGATTGAAACCATGCGTCGTGAAGGTTACGAGTTGCAGGTTGGTCAGCCTCAGGTGCTTTACAAACAAATTGGCGGCATCAAATGCGAACCAATTGAAGAAATGCACGTGGATGTGAGCGATGAGTTTTCGGGAAAAGTAGTGGAATTGGTTACTGCCCGCAAAGGCGAAATGCAAAATATGGAGCGCAAAGGCGACCGGATCCATCTGGAATTTTTAATTCCATCGCGTGGAATCATCGGTTTGCGAACCAACATGTTAACAGCCACTGCCGGCGAAGCGGTGATGACTCACCGTTTTGTAGAATACCAACCGCTAAAAGGTGTTATTGAAGGCCGTAAAAACGGATCATTAATCGCCAAAGAACCCGGTACAACCTTTGCCTACGCGCTGAATAAATTACAGGATCGCGGACGCTTTTTCATTCCTCCGGGCGATGAGGTTTACGAAGGAATGGTAATTGGTGAAAATACCCGTGCAGACGACTTAACAATCAATGTCACTCAATCGAAAAAGCTGACCAACATGCGTGCCTCAGGCTCGGATGATAAAACCAAGTTGGCACCACACATTCGTTTTAGCCTGGAAGAAGCCCTGGAATACATTGGCCCTGACGAATATCTGGAAGTAACTCCAAAATCATTCCGCATGCGAAAAATCTTATTGCGCGAAGCAGAACGCAAACGTGGGGTAAAGATTAATTAG
- a CDS encoding putative 2-dehydropantoate 2-reductase, which yields MPLKYGVIGTGALGGFYGGKLAQTGSDIHFLFRSDFDFVNENGLRIDSVKGDFHVTDVACYSSSSDMPKCDVILVCLKTTSNQYLPEILGPIVHEDTLVILIQNGLGVEEQLASNMPDLKIAGGLAFICAQKTGPGYIQHLDLGRLIIGDYSSQNQQLLDHVCADIQQAGVQAKVSNNLAYSRWQKLVWNVPFNGLTVVMNATTDQLLSDENTSKLALEMMLEVVGAANACGLDLEADFAHRMFEMTKSMTPYSPSMKLDYDHKRPMEIQTIYSNPVQVAKASGYEMKKVAALEKQLRAIEARIN from the coding sequence ATGCCATTAAAATATGGAGTGATTGGAACCGGAGCATTAGGAGGTTTCTACGGAGGTAAATTAGCTCAAACCGGAAGTGACATTCATTTCTTGTTTCGCAGTGATTTTGATTTTGTGAACGAAAACGGTCTCCGGATTGACTCCGTTAAGGGAGATTTTCATGTCACAGATGTTGCATGCTATTCATCCTCATCTGATATGCCCAAATGTGATGTCATCTTGGTTTGTTTGAAAACAACATCCAATCAGTATCTCCCCGAAATACTTGGCCCTATTGTGCATGAAGATACTTTGGTGATTTTAATTCAAAATGGCTTAGGCGTTGAGGAGCAATTAGCCAGTAACATGCCAGATTTAAAAATCGCAGGAGGGCTGGCTTTTATTTGTGCGCAAAAAACAGGCCCTGGATATATTCAGCATCTCGATTTAGGCAGATTGATAATTGGAGATTATTCTAGCCAAAACCAACAATTGCTTGATCATGTTTGTGCTGATATACAGCAAGCTGGTGTACAGGCTAAGGTATCCAATAATCTTGCTTATTCCCGATGGCAGAAATTAGTATGGAACGTACCTTTTAATGGGCTCACTGTAGTGATGAATGCAACAACAGACCAATTGTTGTCTGACGAGAATACGTCCAAGTTAGCCTTGGAAATGATGTTGGAGGTGGTTGGTGCTGCTAATGCATGCGGTCTTGATCTCGAAGCGGATTTTGCTCATCGTATGTTTGAAATGACTAAGAGCATGACGCCATACTCGCCTAGCATGAAACTGGACTACGATCACAAGCGGCCGATGGAAATCCAAACGATATATAGCAATCCTGTGCAAGTCGCTAAAGCTTCAGGCTATGAAATGAAAAAGGTGGCGGCTCTGGAAAAGCAACTACGTGCTATCGAGGCTAGAATAAATTAG
- a CDS encoding peptide MFS transporter, giving the protein MAKDKSTAFFGHPVGLSSLFATEMWERFSYYGMRALLVLFLTATFANGGFEMAELDAFTIYGIFTGLVYVTPIIGGVLADKVLGQRKTIYIGGLTMAIGQFLLAFSSMSMESSMEFRQTIFYSGLGILILGNGFFKPNISTMVGELYDNNDPRKDGGFTIFYMGINLGAFLSPLVAGYLGEQIAWQYGFMSAGGGMLLGTIWFFIRSHTLGNIGMPPKVKAERNRLAVKDWMGILIFVVAMVGFIFGFILVWSSIEPTIQTWIIRIVAVSGLVYLVMSIVKGTNGKTEWSRIAVILILAVFNIFFWSGFEQAGTTFNVFARDNTQRMIGSWEIPATWFQSVNAIFIVLFAPLFSVLWLKLDKKKLNPNTPMKFAWGMTLLSLGFVVMAFAYTRSTQGNADGSVLLVSPLWLVFVYMLHTFGELCLSPIGLSMVTKLSPPRLVSTMMGVWMGSFAAGNFVASQMKAISIKLESALGQEVQVFWLIAIQSAIIAAILLALSPWLKKMMKGIK; this is encoded by the coding sequence ATGGCTAAGGACAAGAGTACTGCCTTTTTTGGACACCCGGTTGGGTTATCTTCTTTGTTTGCCACCGAGATGTGGGAACGGTTCAGTTATTATGGTATGCGCGCATTGTTGGTGTTATTTCTGACAGCAACATTTGCCAATGGTGGGTTTGAAATGGCCGAACTCGATGCATTTACCATTTACGGTATTTTTACCGGATTGGTATATGTTACCCCAATCATTGGAGGGGTTTTGGCCGACAAAGTATTAGGGCAACGCAAAACAATATATATTGGTGGTTTAACCATGGCGATTGGTCAGTTTTTGCTGGCATTCAGCTCAATGTCTATGGAAAGTAGTATGGAGTTTCGCCAAACTATATTTTATTCTGGCCTTGGTATTTTGATTCTTGGGAATGGATTCTTCAAACCCAATATTTCAACCATGGTGGGCGAGCTATATGACAATAATGACCCCCGAAAAGACGGTGGATTCACCATTTTCTATATGGGAATCAATCTCGGAGCATTTCTGTCTCCGCTAGTTGCCGGTTATTTGGGAGAACAAATTGCATGGCAGTATGGATTCATGTCAGCTGGCGGTGGAATGTTATTAGGTACAATCTGGTTTTTCATTCGTAGCCATACGCTTGGAAATATCGGTATGCCTCCAAAGGTAAAAGCAGAGAGAAACCGACTTGCGGTTAAGGATTGGATGGGTATTTTGATTTTTGTAGTTGCTATGGTTGGCTTTATCTTCGGATTTATTCTTGTATGGAGCTCAATAGAACCCACTATTCAAACGTGGATCATACGGATTGTAGCTGTTTCCGGATTGGTCTATTTGGTAATGAGCATTGTAAAAGGAACCAATGGAAAGACCGAATGGAGCCGAATTGCCGTAATTTTGATTTTGGCAGTTTTTAATATTTTCTTCTGGAGTGGATTTGAACAGGCGGGAACAACATTTAATGTTTTCGCCCGCGATAATACCCAACGAATGATTGGCAGTTGGGAAATTCCAGCCACCTGGTTTCAAAGTGTCAATGCTATTTTTATCGTTTTATTTGCTCCGCTGTTTAGTGTGTTATGGTTAAAATTGGACAAGAAAAAATTGAATCCAAACACACCAATGAAATTTGCCTGGGGCATGACTTTACTAAGCTTAGGCTTTGTAGTTATGGCGTTTGCCTATACACGCTCAACACAAGGAAATGCTGATGGTTCGGTATTATTGGTGAGCCCGCTCTGGCTTGTATTTGTATACATGCTGCATACATTCGGTGAGCTCTGTTTATCACCAATTGGTTTGTCGATGGTTACTAAGCTTTCGCCACCCAGATTGGTTTCTACCATGATGGGAGTATGGATGGGGTCGTTTGCTGCAGGAAACTTTGTTGCTTCGCAAATGAAAGCAATTTCAATAAAATTAGAGTCTGCTCTGGGGCAGGAAGTTCAGGTTTTCTGGCTCATTGCCATTCAGTCGGCAATTATTGCCGCAATACTGTTAGCCCTTTCTCCTTGGCTGAAAAAGATGATGAAAGGAATTAAGTAG
- a CDS encoding NAD(P)H-hydrate dehydratase, with the protein MKLFVTKQIAAIDQFTIQNEPIPGIDLMERASLEIANWLIHHISNEKKLIVFAGPGNNGGDALAIARLMAKHNYLCELYLLNFGKDLTGSPAENWDRLINQDKVRLTVIQEKDLIPDIPAESVVLDGLFGSGLSRKLEGLPLQIVQKINASKAKVVAIDIPSGLFGEDNSENDLKNMVHADYTLTFQFPKLSFFFPEHEKILGEWEVLPIGLHPDAISQTESPLHYLTEQEIAKSLVDRDKFSHKGTYGHALLIAGSYGKIGAAVLASKACLRSGVGLLTTHIPHTGYQIMQTTVPEAMCCIDPSDLMFTEFPKLDQFSAVGVGPGLGLKPNSQRGLKELLEAKPDKLVLDADALNILSMKPEWLRLLPEDSILTPHPKEFERLAGATIDSYSRLQAQLSFSAKYKVIVVLKGAQTCITTPSGEVYFNTSGNPGMATAGTGDTLTGILLGLLAQNYTPLETAQLGVFIHGLAGDLAAQEVGEVSLIAEDLIQHLGKAFLKLKK; encoded by the coding sequence ATGAAACTTTTTGTAACCAAACAAATAGCAGCTATCGACCAGTTTACAATTCAAAATGAACCCATTCCAGGCATCGACCTAATGGAACGGGCTTCTCTGGAAATTGCAAATTGGCTAATTCATCACATTTCAAACGAAAAGAAATTGATTGTTTTTGCCGGCCCCGGAAATAATGGAGGAGATGCATTGGCTATAGCGCGTTTAATGGCTAAACACAATTACCTGTGCGAGCTGTATTTGTTGAACTTTGGAAAAGACTTAACAGGTTCGCCTGCTGAAAACTGGGATCGATTGATTAATCAAGACAAAGTGAGATTGACAGTTATTCAGGAGAAAGACTTGATTCCGGATATTCCGGCAGAATCTGTTGTTTTGGATGGTTTATTTGGCTCCGGCTTAAGTCGAAAATTAGAGGGATTGCCACTACAAATCGTTCAGAAAATAAATGCTTCCAAAGCAAAGGTTGTTGCCATCGACATCCCCAGTGGTCTGTTTGGCGAAGACAATTCTGAAAACGACTTGAAAAATATGGTACATGCTGATTACACCTTGACGTTTCAGTTTCCAAAACTCAGTTTCTTTTTCCCCGAACACGAGAAAATACTTGGTGAGTGGGAAGTTTTACCAATTGGTTTGCATCCTGACGCAATCAGCCAGACCGAAAGTCCACTTCATTACTTGACTGAACAAGAAATTGCCAAAAGCTTAGTCGATCGAGATAAATTTTCGCACAAAGGAACCTATGGACACGCTTTGCTGATTGCCGGCTCATACGGAAAAATAGGAGCAGCGGTATTGGCCTCCAAGGCCTGCTTGCGATCTGGCGTTGGACTGTTGACCACTCACATTCCGCATACCGGATATCAGATTATGCAGACAACCGTGCCCGAAGCCATGTGTTGTATAGACCCGTCGGACTTGATGTTTACCGAATTTCCTAAGCTGGATCAGTTCTCTGCAGTTGGAGTGGGCCCCGGATTGGGACTGAAACCGAACTCGCAGCGGGGACTCAAAGAACTTTTAGAAGCTAAACCGGATAAATTGGTTTTAGATGCTGATGCCTTGAATATCCTATCGATGAAACCTGAATGGTTGAGACTTTTACCCGAAGACTCGATTCTAACTCCACACCCGAAAGAGTTTGAACGTTTAGCCGGGGCAACAATTGATTCTTACTCCCGCTTGCAGGCTCAGCTGAGTTTTTCAGCAAAATATAAAGTCATTGTTGTTTTAAAAGGTGCTCAGACCTGCATCACAACGCCAAGCGGAGAGGTGTATTTTAACACATCGGGTAACCCGGGAATGGCTACCGCCGGAACCGGAGATACCTTGACTGGTATTTTGCTGGGACTACTGGCTCAGAATTACACGCCTCTTGAAACAGCTCAGTTGGGAGTGTTTATTCATGGTTTGGCTGGAGATTTAGCGGCACAAGAAGTTGGTGAAGTGTCGTTGATTGCTGAAGATTTAATTCAGCACCTTGGTAAAGCTTTTTTAAAGCTCAAGAAATAA
- a CDS encoding DUF4831 family protein: MRTYLLLALFLISTSVFANPKDDRKDEQIGVAPNEGIVYSLPRTGIRIHVKAKQEKFFHGPYFQYAEALLGIKNAPTSDFESWVITDIQIETFSEPDPDQVYKAMGNAASMVSLTESGVLAGINKEQSTISEPISVSTFLGDTKTPDFPFTDLSLKPFYELGDSTTNNAIVTKSIEEKAQEAAHTITKLRKRRFKSLANAYEVQLPDGQAYELMVNELGNLEDDYVALFIGKSYKKNI, encoded by the coding sequence ATGAGAACATATTTGCTTTTAGCCCTGTTTTTGATTTCCACATCTGTTTTTGCCAATCCTAAAGATGACAGAAAAGATGAGCAAATTGGAGTCGCTCCAAATGAAGGAATCGTTTATAGTTTGCCAAGAACAGGAATCAGAATTCATGTAAAGGCCAAACAGGAAAAATTCTTTCACGGGCCATATTTCCAGTACGCCGAGGCTTTGTTGGGCATAAAAAACGCCCCCACTTCCGATTTCGAAAGCTGGGTAATTACCGATATTCAGATTGAAACATTTAGCGAACCCGATCCGGATCAAGTCTACAAAGCAATGGGAAATGCTGCATCGATGGTTAGCCTGACCGAGTCCGGAGTTTTGGCAGGAATTAATAAAGAACAGTCGACTATTAGTGAACCCATTTCTGTTTCTACTTTTTTAGGAGATACTAAAACGCCTGATTTCCCATTTACTGATTTATCACTTAAGCCATTTTATGAACTTGGTGACTCAACAACCAACAACGCAATTGTAACCAAATCGATTGAAGAAAAAGCACAGGAGGCAGCACATACGATTACCAAGTTGCGCAAACGCCGTTTTAAATCGTTGGCCAACGCTTACGAAGTACAGTTGCCTGACGGGCAAGCATACGAACTGATGGTGAACGAACTTGGCAATCTGGAAGATGACTATGTCGCACTTTTTATTGGCAAGTCGTACAAAAAAAACATTTGA
- a CDS encoding DUF4831 family protein yields MSHFLLASRTKKTFEYSFDFIPGENSVSGEVAFRFSENKGILPKNDLSGKPVVVDMKKLDDLASAQNKLKTAGSPTGGRSGVYYRMPGKAEIKVMNGLNLMAVSRATVAQFGTVANLPVSLMDGSYKISFHPGTGAIKSILKD; encoded by the coding sequence ATGTCGCACTTTTTATTGGCAAGTCGTACAAAAAAAACATTTGAATACAGCTTTGACTTTATTCCAGGTGAGAATTCCGTCTCAGGTGAAGTTGCTTTCCGTTTTTCTGAAAATAAAGGGATATTACCCAAAAACGATCTGAGTGGAAAACCAGTCGTAGTGGATATGAAGAAATTGGATGATTTGGCATCAGCTCAAAATAAACTAAAAACAGCAGGGTCACCAACAGGAGGAAGAAGCGGTGTTTATTATCGGATGCCGGGGAAAGCTGAAATTAAGGTGATGAACGGACTAAATCTAATGGCCGTTTCGCGGGCAACCGTGGCTCAGTTCGGGACTGTTGCCAATTTACCGGTGAGCCTGATGGATGGAAGCTATAAAATATCCTTTCACCCGGGAACAGGAGCTATTAAAAGTATTTTGAAAGATTAG
- a CDS encoding aminoacyl-histidine dipeptidase codes for MSNKILTLEPNLLWEIFYRLTRVPRPSNHEDRIQELVYSFGKKLDLETIKDEAGNIIIRKPATPGMENKKGVILQSHLDMVPQKNSDKEHDFQNDPIEAYVDGDWVTASGTTLGADNGIGAAAAMAVLASDDLKHGPVEALFTATEETGMDGAEGLKPGILQGEILLNMDSEDEGELYVGCAGGEDANIRFSYNEEAVPANSVALKLNITGLKGGHSGMDIILQRGNANKVFFRLLNEAQKKYGACLAEIDGGSLRNAIPREAFGVLTVEKQKVDVLRKTIELEFQLIKNELAATEPDVKLILEETEVPQAVIDSTTQLNLTKGIMACPNGVIRMSDSMSGLTETSSNLASVKLNPVDKTISIACLMRSSVDSAKVELGNRIEAIFSLAGAKVEFSGAYPGWKPNMESPILKTMQAVYNENYGKIPQIKAIHAGLECGILGGIYPHWDMISFGPTIRFPHSPDEKVNIATVKKFWDFLVKTLESIPEN; via the coding sequence ATGAGTAATAAAATATTGACATTAGAACCCAATCTGTTATGGGAAATTTTTTATCGGCTGACACGAGTTCCACGACCTTCAAATCATGAAGATAGAATTCAGGAGTTAGTGTATAGCTTTGGAAAAAAGCTAGATCTTGAAACAATAAAGGATGAAGCAGGTAATATTATTATTCGGAAACCTGCTACTCCGGGAATGGAAAACAAAAAGGGTGTTATTCTACAAAGTCACCTGGATATGGTTCCGCAAAAGAATAGTGATAAAGAGCACGACTTTCAGAATGATCCGATTGAAGCTTATGTTGATGGTGACTGGGTAACAGCCAGCGGAACTACGCTTGGTGCAGATAATGGAATTGGTGCAGCCGCTGCAATGGCAGTGCTTGCTTCTGATGATTTAAAGCATGGTCCGGTTGAGGCCTTGTTTACAGCCACCGAAGAAACCGGCATGGACGGAGCTGAAGGATTAAAACCAGGGATATTGCAAGGTGAAATACTGCTAAATATGGACTCGGAAGACGAAGGCGAACTGTACGTTGGATGCGCGGGAGGTGAAGACGCGAATATTCGCTTTTCGTATAACGAAGAAGCAGTCCCTGCAAATTCAGTCGCTTTAAAATTGAATATTACCGGATTAAAGGGCGGTCATTCGGGAATGGATATTATTTTACAACGAGGAAATGCCAACAAGGTATTTTTTAGGTTGCTAAATGAAGCGCAGAAAAAATATGGAGCGTGTCTTGCTGAAATAGATGGCGGTAGTCTTCGAAATGCGATTCCGCGCGAAGCATTTGGAGTACTAACTGTTGAAAAACAAAAAGTTGATGTTTTAAGAAAAACAATCGAGCTTGAATTCCAGCTTATAAAAAACGAATTGGCAGCTACTGAACCGGATGTGAAATTGATTCTTGAGGAAACCGAAGTTCCACAAGCGGTTATTGACTCAACAACTCAGCTGAATTTGACAAAAGGAATTATGGCTTGCCCCAATGGTGTTATCCGAATGAGCGACAGCATGAGTGGACTCACAGAAACTTCGAGCAATTTGGCCAGTGTAAAATTGAATCCTGTGGACAAAACAATTTCAATTGCTTGTTTGATGCGCAGCTCGGTTGATTCGGCAAAGGTTGAGTTGGGCAATCGGATTGAAGCCATTTTTAGCTTAGCAGGTGCTAAAGTTGAATTTTCCGGCGCCTATCCCGGATGGAAACCCAATATGGAATCGCCCATACTGAAAACCATGCAAGCGGTTTATAACGAGAACTATGGAAAAATACCCCAAATAAAAGCCATTCATGCCGGATTGGAATGTGGAATACTTGGTGGCATCTATCCTCATTGGGATATGATCTCATTTGGCCCAACCATTCGCTTTCCACATTCGCCCGACGAAAAAGTAAACATTGCAACGGTTAAGAAATTTTGGGACTTTCTGGTTAAAACACTGGAGAGTATTCCTGAAAATTAA